One genomic window of Arvicola amphibius chromosome 4, mArvAmp1.2, whole genome shotgun sequence includes the following:
- the LOC119811581 gene encoding olfactory receptor 7E24-like codes for MTLSEDPDLQPILFGVFLSTYLVTVLGNLLIILAVTNDAHLHTPMYFFLANLFFVDICFISTTIPKLIVNIQTHSEAITCVGCMIQMSLFILFLVMDDMLLTAMAYDRYVAICQPLHYPVIMKPHFCVFLVLASYFISFVASQVHNLIILQSTYFNSIEISNFFCHPSQVLNISFSDTFTKNLVTYFVGAIFGFLPVSGIFLTYYKIFSSIMKITSSSGQYKVFSTCGSHLSVVCLFYGTGIWEYLGSAVSHSPSNGIMATLMYTVVTPMLNPFIYSLRNRDFVSALKRVSIKGKLNLRHCS; via the coding sequence ATGACTCTGTCAGAAGATCCAGACCTACAGCCCATCCTTTTTGGAGTCTTCCTATCCACGTACCTGGTCACAGTGCTTGGGAACCTACTGATCATCCTGGCTGTTACTAATGACGCTCATCTCCATACACCTATGTACTTTTTCCTTGCTAACCTGTTCTTTGTTGACATCTGTTTTATTTCTACCACAATCCCAAAATTGATTGTGAACATTCAAACACACAGTGAAGCCATCACTTGTGTGGGCTGCATGATACAGATGTCTCTTTTTATACTCTTTCTAGTCATGGATGATATGCTTCTAACTGCCATGGCCTATGACAGGTATGTGGCCATCTGTCAGCCCCTGCATTATCCAGTCATTATGAAAcctcatttctgtgttttcttagtTTTGGCATCTTACTTTATTAGCTTTGTTGCCTCCCAGGTGCATAATTTGATTATCTTGCAATCTACTTACTTTAACAGCATAgaaatttctaatttcttttgtcACCCTTCTCAAGTTCTTAATATTTCCTTCTCTGATACTTTTACCAAAAATTTAGTGACATATTTTGTTGGTGCTATATTTGGTTTTCTCCCTGTCTCAGGAATCTTTTTGACCTACTACAAAATATTTTCCTCCATTATGAAAATCACTTCATCAAGTGGACAGTATAAAGTCTTCTCTACCTGTGGGTCTCACCTGTccgttgtttgtttattttatggaaCGGGCATTTGGGAGTATCTTGGCTCAGCTGTGTCACACTCTCCCAGCAATGGCATCATGGCCACATTGATGTACACTGTCGTCACCCCTATGCTGAATCCTTTCATCTATAGCCTGAGGAACAGAGATTTTGTTAGTGCTCTGAAGAGAGTCTCTATAAAAGGAAAGCTTAATCTCAGACATTGTTCCTAA